From the Helianthus annuus cultivar XRQ/B chromosome 17, HanXRQr2.0-SUNRISE, whole genome shotgun sequence genome, the window AAAGGTGAACCAGTCACCATTCTTGGCCAAACGAAAAAATCGCCGGAAAAGCAACAAAGAAGGACCATATCCAAGAGCACGACACAAAACTTCAaaatgcaaaaccctagccatccccttcggatgaacttgcccaaaagaaacccgatAATACTCAAGCAAGTTCAAAACGAAAAAAGAAAAGGGGTAACGAAGAttcaaccattgaaaatgacgaCAATACAGAGCAATCGAACCAGGGTTTGGTTTATCAACGGAAACATCGCAAGCAGGGGAAGTTGGGTTAAAATTTTTATCAATGCCATATTCCAAACAAAATAAATCTACCTCCTCTTGTGTCATTCGAGAAAATGACTTTGCTAAGTCCTTAAGAGCACCcattttttaaacaaaaagcgAAGAATGAAAGATGTAAAGAAAACTAACCTTAGAGAAGGAGGATAAATGGCAGAAACTTGGAGAAGTTATGAGTAAAATGGAAAGGATTCACAAATTacgaaataaatataaacctaCAATAGGGGTAATAAAGGTAAATAATAACTGCTGCAAAACCGCCGCCCTATCAACTGAcacacatcaatcaaatcaatcatttaaaattcaaattcaaaaattaaCTGCCTTCAGCCTTTCAAACCTTCAAGCAGCGAACCCTTGAAACATTCAAGTGACAAAAcatatgcataaaagtcagaagtctttgagcatactaccccaaaaacctctgacttggggggctgatgacgggggtagcccaagactaaataaagtgactagatatgcaaatgcttaaaaggttgaaaggttcaccGGTTGAAAAACTGTAAAGTGGGAAAAGCGAGGAACAGTAATCAATCACATCTGAGAACTCGTTTCACCAACTCACGCCCACAAAAGCAGAGCAGGTCTGCACGATACATGCTATTacccaggggtccaaagccttcaaccccaaaaggggaaaccctccattgcaaacaggttccactagtcttgtacataccatttgaggagatgtcttcccctataagaagacagctcattcACTCCAAAAAGACATTCCGAAACAGAGAGATTCCTTCATCTCTGGTCATTCACAGAGTACTTGCTCACTTCCAAGTTACTCCTCGtcacatccaccacacacattctATTTGCTCTCATTTCTGGATTCGAACTCATCTCGGAGAAAGAACTTTAAAGCAAATaacaattacatactagtgaacctccttccatgttttgcaaacgtggggggaccccgcgacctgcgttaggcaaggctgaacccttcagccttcttgcctaaccaactcagctaccatccttggtctcgtgtttgttgcatcaacagtaaccataaccataaccaaacctcggttatggttaatcggttatgaagtcggttatggttcggttttggttaatttcagttaagtaaccaagcaaggtttgaaataaatagggttgtgcacgATTTGAACTACCGATTTAgggttctttttaataaggtaattctcaaacaaaaacaattatggtcATCACATcttagttctttatcaaaataaatgacatctacatcaagatcattttgttactaacatacttttatcttactaaaaaccctctatatggttttgtaaaacacaaatccattatgtaaagttaacatcacaagttcggttcggtttcggttatatcagttaaccaaagcttcatatccataaccataaccgattgagcggttatacaaagtttcataaccataaccattggttatattggttattagtggttcggttatgttggttatggttcggttatcggttatggtggttaatttgctcacccctaccaGATGTTATGCACTTCGGTTATTTCTTTTGAATAATGCCTTTGCTGACTCAAATTTTGAAGAAATAATCTCCGGAGTTCCTCGAAATTGTTGATTTCGCCTTTGTTGAGTGCATCAAACCACACCCGAGCTGCCCCGGTTAGGGTTTGAGAAAACATAAAACACTAAGCCGACATTGACCATTGCTCGACTCGTGCAGCACCATCAAAGTCGAACATATGGTCATCCGGATCCGTAGTGCCATCATATTTTTTTTACTGTGGATGGCATTTTTAACTTCGTCAGGAGTTTGGCATGGACGATCCGTGCactgtactttgattttgcagtcATCGACACCAGATGATAAGGCTTTGTAAGTTCTGGATCATTGGCGACGGCCGGATGAGGGTGCGTACGTGTCATGACTGCTGGAGATGGTCCCGTGGATCCCTGCACATAATAATTGTTATAAATTCCTTCTGTCGGAGTAACAATTGTGGAGAAAGTAGGAGTGGTGAAAGCCATAGGACCCGTAGTCCTTACCGGTGAATCTTCCGCGAACAACCTAGTTCGTAAACTGAGGATCTGTTCATCACGAGCTTGCTGAGCTTTCAGACGTCTAAGGAGACTAGCATTTTTTGTGAGAAAATCTTCGTCGAACTCCGATGCGGATGGAGTTGGCATCATTATAAATGGCAACGATGTTCCTGGTCCAGAGCTCAAAGGAGCTGTGACCATTATCGTAGTGTTCGTAGGAGATGTAGCTTGTGAGCTGACAATAGATCCCAGATTTATAGAACCTGGAGCCGCCATAGATAAGTGGTTTTGTTCAAGAAGTTCAACTAGTGAAAGACTATGAACGTTAAATCAGATGGCGCCAATTGAAGACCCAAAAAGTGGCCGGACATTGAAAGACCACGTTTAGACCTTGGAACAGCTTGAAGATCTGAACCTGCACACTGAACAAACCGTTGGGCTCGTCGCAGAGGTGGGAGGTGTAACGCCTCGTATTTTCGTATTTCTATTTTAAAAATGTTCGTATTCgtattctaattgtagaaaccttacATTCATATTTTAATTTCAATCTCACAGTTCGAGGCGTTAATCATAATAAAATTCATAttgttggggtgtgacaggaggGTCACTCTGCGACCAACCTCCGGCATGTGGATAAGTATTTGCTAGAGATAGAAAGTAGGGACGGAGGCAGGGGCGGATAggctaccgcttggtcggaaaatttttgacgtttttagtgtaaattttggaaaaatttgacgttttttcgatttcgttaccgcttatttataaaacgttcccgcttggtcggaatcctagatccgccactggacGGAGGTTCAAAAAATCGTACTTGTGGTGTACTTGATGGAGGTATTTATACTAGTTGACTTTGATGATATCATTTGGTGGGACGCACTTTTGAACATGCGTCCCTTAATGTGACGAGAAGGACGGACCCTAAGGCTATGGGGTGTGGGGGTCATGGATTGGAACATTATTTCCACATAGGATCATTAATTAAATGGTATACCATCCCCCTTCTTGATTGATGGTGGttcccatggattaaaccacGCTTACCACGACCCTCCCATTTGATAATTTTAAGacaaaaacaaattaacaaaaataaaggggatagtggtttgggtcatgaccacacccttagggtagtggttttgaataatggattaaagatggatgatgtggtgcctatgtggagggtcatggtggtcatgagggtcatgaccacaccctatagcctaagatGTGCGGTCATTTTGTTGCGATCCGACCAATTGAGAGAGGTCCGGACTCACTTATGCATCTACAAACACCAACGCAAATGATAATCTGGACTATTCAAGTTAGATGCTGCTAAACGTGGAACACGtcttgaaaataaataaataaataaataataaaagatGATTACAACATGTACCGTAGATGAAGGTCAAACACACAAACCAATGAACTCGACCACAGAAGATCACTTCTTCTGTTTTTAGCCTATCCATCTATAATATCTTCAGTGGTGTGTGTGCTCTTCCCAAGACTCCACAGACACTCGCACTTTCACCTTCACTGTGTGCATAATCAATGGCGATGCCTATTGTAGACACCGAATACCTTAAACAGATTGATAAAGCTCGTCGGGAGCTTCGTGCTTTTATCGCCAACAAGAATTGCGCACCAATCATGCTTCGATTAGCGTAAGTCTtaaacatacatacatgcatgtatGACTGTATTGAAATTGATTATGATGATGTTGTTGTAGGTGGCATGATGCTGGAACATACGATGTGAATACGAAAACCGGAGGTCCCAACGGTTCGATTAGAACAGAGGAGGAGTATAGTCATGGCTCTAACAATGGATTGAAGATTGCTATCGATTTTTGCGGTCAATTTTTCTTTCTTATTAGGTCTTTGTGTGTCAAGTCGGGAGTACTTTAGTTTTTTCAACTGCAGGAATTAGTAACGTTGATATTGTTTGGCTGTTGTTGCTAGATATATAATATCACCACACTTACAGGATATGCTTAGTATTTTTGCAAGTAGGTTTAGGATTTGGAGGATATCCCTCCGGGCTTAAGCttaagggggcgtttggttcgcgggatgatttggaattggaattggaatttgtataggaattagaatttgaaggaattggatttggaatttaaacattccaattggaattggaatctcaattccatttttgttgtgtttggttgtcaaatgaattggaatccatcaccccggcacccacaaccaccagttcgggtcgaaacggtatgtgtcgaaacggttcgattcgaaacggtacaagtcaaaacggtacgggtcgaaacggttcgcgtcgaaacggttcgattcgaaatggtacgggtcgaaactgTTCTCGTCGAAAcgttacgggtcgaaacggtacggattgaaacggtgcgggtcgaaacgttcgaagattccaatgaatttactttaattccttcacatataggaaggattttgaattactttagttaaaggaatttgaaggaattcaagcctaattccaattccaattccattgtcaaccaaacacatgaagattggaattgagattccaattccatcaaattctgtgaaccaaacatcttaagagatggaattcaaattccaattccattgAATTCCAGCGAACCAAGCATTGTTGTTCATGCTGCAAACTTAAAATGAGTTCACATGCGCcaatttaagtaaataaaatgaCAGTGTCCCACTGGGTGAACCTATGTTATCAAAGGCGTGCACCTACAGGGCAGCCCAGCGCAGCATTTGCGCTATGCTCTCAAAGGTGCGGTCGCAAGTTCAAAGCATTTTCTGATTCTGGCCCAAAATGTTTAAAAAGGCTGGAATTATAACCTAAATAAGCATGAAATCGACCCAAGACAGCCCTAAACAAgcctaaaacatgtttaaaaccCCCAAAAATGGCATTTTATACTATGCACCTGGCTTAAAAAAGCCCTCCGCTTTTTAAGTGCCTGGCGCTTAGGGTCCAGGCCAGGCCTATGCACCTTGAGTGTGCCTTTACGCCATGACAACATAGGGGTGGACAAGGGGCTTCATAGCTTATTGGTCTATAGTGAAGAACTTAAAGTTACTAGAACATTGGTTTGATGATTTTAGGCTGACTTGTATTGGAACTGGTCAACTGGATATTGATGAGTtatcttaaaagtgcacaccccTATCCGAAACCGTCTTGTGTAGGTGATAAAAGGTTTAGTTAAAGGACTTGAGCTCAAAACTTAAAAGCATTTTGTTTACTGTCAAGATTGAAATTGAACTCCTTAAACTGAGGCTTGTTGTGTTTCCACTTTCAATCTTTACAGCATTCTTGATAGATTTGCTGTGTTATCTATAAAGAGAAAAGATATATACTTGAATAAACTACTTCTCCTGTTTGTTGCTTTAATGTGTATCCTCTTTCTTACCGCAGAGGAAATAAAGTCCAAACATCCAAGGATTACTTATGCAGATCTATATCAGGTGCATTCATTGATGCTAAAGAAGTTTGTATTGATACATTTAGACATAGGGGTTTCTAGTTTATTGTTTTGTGGTAACTTAACTCCTATTGTAACATATACACAAGCGCACACGGTATATAAAATGTGAAATGTAACTTACGGCTCACCACGAAAGGATCTCTGTTTGTAGCTTGCGGGAGTTGTTGCTGTGGAGGTTACTGGTGGCCCTACTGTTGACTTTGTTCCTGGTAGACAGGTATCATGATTTATCACATTAGTTTTTCAAGTTTTTCTGTCAAGGttcatttcttttatttttcttgcTTCTCTCCTGCACGACTGGTCACATATCGTATCGTTTTATGCTTAATTTCTTTTTGAAATGTTACTCTCTAGACGACGCACATATATAAGAACGCGATGGGAATTATTCTTTCAGTAAATCTACTCTTCATTAACAAACTCTTATCTTTTTTTCTAGGACTCAACGGTCTCTCCCAAGGAAGGCAGACTCCCAAATGCTACCAAAGGTTTTTGATCCTTATTTTATTCTTAATAAAATCTTTTATAAGAACTGAGGCCTATTTTAAATAGTGTCTCGGTAGTTACAAGATGATTCTTCGATCAGCGTCTCGTTCCTGATCTGAAACAGTTATATCGTTGACACGATTAATGAGTTTATAATTATAACTGTAATGACATCACTACAGTTGAAGGGTGGTTTTTGTTCATCACCCACCAATGCAAGACTTGCCAATCAGTCATTGGCTAATTGCATGGTACCCTAATCTCACTCGGATGACAGATGATATGATtaaacgaattcaaagaactgaagGGAATCCTGAAATGGGTATTCTTTAATATTTCATAAACTCAAAACAAACTAACATAATGATCCCGATTGGCTGAAAGACGCCTTACATCCTTTGGATTGACGATGCGAATTTTGTTAAATACAGACACCGGAAATGTTGAGAGAAAATTTGTAAGATGGTTGTTTGTGATTGCATTATAAAGATCTCTTGCTGATCCTACTGTACAGTTCAGCATCTGTTGTTTTCCCACTTCTGTATTAATTGATTTTAACCGTCCTTGTATATAAGCAATAGTTGTCTAGTAATAAACAAGCTATTCACTAGACATATCAGTATCATAATAACACACATATATACTTTGTTAACTTTGATGAGGTAATATTGGTTAAAACCCCAATGCCTCTCAGGAAAGCATCGCCTCTTGTGTTGAGCAATTTATCCGTTTCCCCTTGATCAACAAGGGTGTTTTGGACATTTTGCTATGGTACTAATTTCTGATATTGTTGAAAGTAGTCTATTTTCTCAACAAACAAGATTTTATCGATATCTTCATGAATGCGTATATCCAAAGGATTATATGAACACACGCCAAAATTTTTTGGACCTTCTACTTTATCTTCTAGAAGCAATTGTATTTTGCAAAActcatgccaacataatcaagtgAAACAATTGAAATACCTATGAATCTATGATGAATATTGACATGAACACTTGTTATATGCTAAAGTCAAACAAATACTGTTACTTATTTACCAACAATCATTTTCATTTCGTATTACTTTCTACAAAGCTCAACTTGTCTGTGAAGGATTTCACAAGGTCAAGTGTCCACTGGGAACTTTGTGTTATTGTTTACGTATTAATGTATTATACTCGTTACTTTCATCAATATGAtaggtttttaatttttctaacATGTACTGATTTAGGTGCACCACACTTGCGGGACATATTTTACCGCATGGGTTTATCTGACAAGGATATTGTAGCCCTATCTGGAGGACACACCCTTGTACGTTGCTAGTTTCTTGTTAGACGAATACCTTAATAATACTCTTTTTTCCATTCATGTTAATGTTTTTCTTGTTTCTTGCTGAATTTTTGACGTTGCAGGGAAGAGCACATCCTGAAAGATCGGGCTTCGAAGGCCCTTGGACTAGGGAGCCACTGAAATTCGATAACTCATACTTCATGTAAAACTGGATGAAGCTTCACTATCATTCTCATTTATACTAAAATAATCATTTTCTATATACTAATACGACACTAATACTGTGAAACCAGTGAACTTCTGAAAGGCGAATCAGAGGGGCTACTAAAACTTCCTACAGACATCGCATTGCTGGATGATCCTGCGTTCCGTCCTTACGTTGACCTGTACGCCAAGGTATACCGTTTTCTTGTGTGGACGAGTTTGACTCAGTTAACAACACAATTTTCGACTCAATAAGTTGCGACAACAATGGCGGATATGTAAACCTAACTAGAAACTTTTACTATTTAACCATAATAACTTtaaagtttaaagtttaaacaaCCAGCCCCCACACGCACCACCCCAACAGACATCCTTTAATAGGGTAGGAACCTACCTTAACGACTAAAATGGGAACctataaccaaacaaacattaaAGCCAAATACAGTTGTGTGTTTGGTTTTGCCTAGATTGACAGTTGGGACCCTCTCTGGACTCTGACTAATGGTCTGCTCCCATTATCTGTCCCCACCCACCCTAACCTCCATTTCAACTtgcaaataataataaaacacacTCACCTGTTGCCAACAACCTTTGCACAGATTGTGCTCTTATTCAGGTACATTGTAAGtcatatgaaactaaatcctccTGGCTGCAACATGACTTAGGTTCCTTCCTTCTTACACTAATTTTAAACTAATACTTGTACAGTACATTCTCTTAATGCCACAATTAATCTCATTTGACTTTTTTATTTGATTGGTTGTTAACACATCTTTTTCCAAATTTATACCTTATTATTATATGGGATGACTAAAATGGTATTTTATGAGTTGGTAGGCGTCCTTTtcattatatattaaatatattgaTTTAACTGTACGTTTTTTCCATGTTCTGCTTAATTATTgaacattatttatttatttttttatattttattttcagGATGAAGATGCATTCTTTAATGACTATGCATTATCACACAAGAAACTCTCTGAATTAGGATTTACACCAAGCTCTAAAACAGTAATTAAGGACGGAGTCGTATTGGCGCAAAGCGCTGTTGGTGTTTTGGTTACTGCTGCTGTGGTGATTCTGAGCTACCTCTATGAAGCCCGCAAAAAGACCAAGTGattaaaatgtcaaacatgaaACAAGGTACAACTTTCTATGCAGGGGATACAGGTTACTGTGCTATTATTGTTATGTTCTAAACTCCAGACAACTTGACTTTGGGTTTGATTAGTTAATGGACTCATACACAATATACTAATGTGTACGTACTTAAATTCCTTTGTGTTGGGTTTATTAATATAACCTAGTTTTAAATCTGGCATGttggtttaataaatttaggagtTAATTATAATCTAGACATCTAGTCATGtgctaagaccacccgtagtgggggtTTTTGGGcgttttttccaaaaaaaaaaacgcccctcCATGCCTTGGAACCGCCCCCTGGGTTTAATAAATTATGTTAATTATaattttaacataatgcccacaaTGCCTACATCCCCACTAcatccattttagaaaaacgccccataatgccccattgctAACTGAACTGCCACATGACGCACAACGTCCATAGGTAGGGGCATTATTCATgtgtaccactacacatggtctaaggggAGAGTTGTCCTAGTTTCCTCATATTTTATTTCCCCGTGTGTCACATGAGTTTTTTCTCCATCTTCCCTTGTTTTCTCCAAAATGCATGGTAGCGTCTCAGTGTTTCCCAGTATCATCTCAGTTTTCCTAGTTTTCATATATCACGTTTCATTTTAATTGAA encodes:
- the LOC110926092 gene encoding probable L-ascorbate peroxidase 4, peroxisomal, which gives rise to MAMPIVDTEYLKQIDKARRELRAFIANKNCAPIMLRLAWHDAGTYDVNTKTGGPNGSIRTEEEYSHGSNNGLKIAIDFCEEIKSKHPRITYADLYQLAGVVAVEVTGGPTVDFVPGRQDSTVSPKEGRLPNATKGAPHLRDIFYRMGLSDKDIVALSGGHTLGRAHPERSGFEGPWTREPLKFDNSYFIELLKGESEGLLKLPTDIALLDDPAFRPYVDLYAKDEDAFFNDYALSHKKLSELGFTPSSKTVIKDGVVLAQSAVGVLVTAAVVILSYLYEARKKTK